The following are encoded in a window of Manihot esculenta cultivar AM560-2 chromosome 8, M.esculenta_v8, whole genome shotgun sequence genomic DNA:
- the LOC110620990 gene encoding protein CHROMOSOME TRANSMISSION FIDELITY 7 isoform X4, translating to MARNKGIEANKRPGSDKSAKPISKDLCWKPESISGKVLNKKRSYAQFHLDLGQSDFNLRTCSTCGVKYAPGEEEDEKNHKIFHRKYTHGVQYKGCRNERVIHMPYSEEGRVVLVFGSDPFALRNKVQEVIKMMEIDLGEGWIFHKLCKVYLFISSRRVVGCVVAEPIKEAFKVLPCSVDRRSDGATAMNSKSDSSILRFGEIILQRETTKRAPAVSSLEVLDGESNGAIVCEERAAPAICGIRAIWVTPSNRKKGIANQLLDAVRRSFCTGFTLQQSQIAFSPPTSAGKALASNYTGTASFMVYKPNAVDS from the exons ATGGCTAGAAACAAGGGAATTGAAGCCAATAAAAGACCAGGAAGTGATAAATCGGCAAAACCCATTTCAAAGGATCTGTGTTGGAAACCAGAATCGATTTCTGGGAAAGTGCTCAACAAGAAGAGAAGCTATGCGCAGTTCCATTTGGACTTGGGTCAATCTGATTTCAATCTCCGTACATGTTCCACATGTGGGGTTAAATATGCTCCTGGAGAAGAAGAGGATGAGAAGAACCATAAAATATTTCACAGGAAGTACACTCACGGAGTTCAATACAAG gGTTGCAGGAACGAAAGGGTTATTCATATGCCTTACTCTGAAGAGGGGCGCGTTGTTTTGGTGTTCGGTAGTGACCCTTTTGCTCTGAGAAATAAG GTACAAGAGGTTATAAAGATGATGGAAATTGATCTTGGAGAAGGATGGATTTTTCATAAGCTCTGTAAG GTGTATCTATTTATCTCTTCTCGGAGAGTTGTTGGTTGTGTAGTTGCTGAACCAATAAAAGAAGCATTCAAAGTCCTTCCATGTTCAGTGGATAGAAGATCAGATGGTGCTACTGCAATGAATTCAAAATCAGATTCAAGCATTCTTCGATTTGGGGAAATCATCTTGCAGAGGGAAACCACAAAGAGAGCCCCCGCTGTCAGTTCTCTTGAAGTGTTGGATGGGGAAAGCAATGGAGCTATTGTCTGTGAAGAGAGAGCTGCCCCTGCTATTTGTGGCATTAGAGCAATCTGGGTCACTCCATCTAACAGAAAAAAAGGCATTGCCAACCAGTTACTAGATGCTGTGAG GAGAAGTTTTTGCACAGGTTTTACTTTGCAACAATCTCAGATAGCATTCTCCCCACCAACCTCAGCTGGAAAGGCATTGGCATCCAATTACACTGGCACTGCATCATTCATGGTGTACAAGCCTAATGCTGTCGACAGTTAA
- the LOC110620990 gene encoding protein CHROMOSOME TRANSMISSION FIDELITY 7 isoform X2 yields MGLYSFSQLGLFYKPTGFLLICEILSLWLETRELKPIKDQEVINRQNPFQRICVGNQNRFLGKCSTRREAMRSSIWTWVNLISISVHVPHVGLNMLLEKKRMRRTIKYFTGSTLTEFNTRNERVIHMPYSEEGRVVLVFGSDPFALRNKVQEVIKMMEIDLGEGWIFHKLCKVYLFISSRRVVGCVVAEPIKEAFKVLPCSVDRRSDGATAMNSKSDSSILRFGEIILQRETTKRAPAVSSLEVLDGESNGAIVCEERAAPAICGIRAIWVTPSNRKKGIANQLLDAVRRSFCTGFTLQQSQIAFSPPTSAGKALASNYTGTASFMVYKPNAVDS; encoded by the exons ATGGGATTATACAGCTTTTCACAGCTTGGGTTATTTTATAAACCAACTGGCTTTCTGCTTATTTGTGAAATTTTGAGTCTATGGCTAGAAACAAGGGAATTGAAGCCAATAAAAGACCAGGAAGTGATAAATCGGCAAAACCCATTTCAAAGGATCTGTGTTGGAAACCAGAATCGATTTCTGGGAAAGTGCTCAACAAGAAGAGAAGCTATGCGCAGTTCCATTTGGACTTGGGTCAATCTGATTTCAATCTCCGTACATGTTCCACATGTGGGGTTAAATATGCTCCTGGAGAAGAAGAGGATGAGAAGAACCATAAAATATTTCACAGGAAGTACACTCACGGAGTTCAATACAAG GAACGAAAGGGTTATTCATATGCCTTACTCTGAAGAGGGGCGCGTTGTTTTGGTGTTCGGTAGTGACCCTTTTGCTCTGAGAAATAAG GTACAAGAGGTTATAAAGATGATGGAAATTGATCTTGGAGAAGGATGGATTTTTCATAAGCTCTGTAAG GTGTATCTATTTATCTCTTCTCGGAGAGTTGTTGGTTGTGTAGTTGCTGAACCAATAAAAGAAGCATTCAAAGTCCTTCCATGTTCAGTGGATAGAAGATCAGATGGTGCTACTGCAATGAATTCAAAATCAGATTCAAGCATTCTTCGATTTGGGGAAATCATCTTGCAGAGGGAAACCACAAAGAGAGCCCCCGCTGTCAGTTCTCTTGAAGTGTTGGATGGGGAAAGCAATGGAGCTATTGTCTGTGAAGAGAGAGCTGCCCCTGCTATTTGTGGCATTAGAGCAATCTGGGTCACTCCATCTAACAGAAAAAAAGGCATTGCCAACCAGTTACTAGATGCTGTGAG GAGAAGTTTTTGCACAGGTTTTACTTTGCAACAATCTCAGATAGCATTCTCCCCACCAACCTCAGCTGGAAAGGCATTGGCATCCAATTACACTGGCACTGCATCATTCATGGTGTACAAGCCTAATGCTGTCGACAGTTAA
- the LOC110620990 gene encoding protein CHROMOSOME TRANSMISSION FIDELITY 7 isoform X3: protein MTMNWRFGRMLSTNLSIPTNAELQNQTMETRELKPIKDQEVINRQNPFQRICVGNQNRFLGKCSTRREAMRSSIWTWVNLISISVHVPHVGLNMLLEKKRMRRTIKYFTGSTLTEFNTRNERVIHMPYSEEGRVVLVFGSDPFALRNKVQEVIKMMEIDLGEGWIFHKLCKVYLFISSRRVVGCVVAEPIKEAFKVLPCSVDRRSDGATAMNSKSDSSILRFGEIILQRETTKRAPAVSSLEVLDGESNGAIVCEERAAPAICGIRAIWVTPSNRKKGIANQLLDAVRRSFCTGFTLQQSQIAFSPPTSAGKALASNYTGTASFMVYKPNAVDS from the exons ATGACCATGAATTGGCGCTTTGGGAGAATGCTGAGCACCAATTTATCAATACCTACAAACGCAGAGCTCCAAAATCAAACGATGG AAACAAGGGAATTGAAGCCAATAAAAGACCAGGAAGTGATAAATCGGCAAAACCCATTTCAAAGGATCTGTGTTGGAAACCAGAATCGATTTCTGGGAAAGTGCTCAACAAGAAGAGAAGCTATGCGCAGTTCCATTTGGACTTGGGTCAATCTGATTTCAATCTCCGTACATGTTCCACATGTGGGGTTAAATATGCTCCTGGAGAAGAAGAGGATGAGAAGAACCATAAAATATTTCACAGGAAGTACACTCACGGAGTTCAATACAAG GAACGAAAGGGTTATTCATATGCCTTACTCTGAAGAGGGGCGCGTTGTTTTGGTGTTCGGTAGTGACCCTTTTGCTCTGAGAAATAAG GTACAAGAGGTTATAAAGATGATGGAAATTGATCTTGGAGAAGGATGGATTTTTCATAAGCTCTGTAAG GTGTATCTATTTATCTCTTCTCGGAGAGTTGTTGGTTGTGTAGTTGCTGAACCAATAAAAGAAGCATTCAAAGTCCTTCCATGTTCAGTGGATAGAAGATCAGATGGTGCTACTGCAATGAATTCAAAATCAGATTCAAGCATTCTTCGATTTGGGGAAATCATCTTGCAGAGGGAAACCACAAAGAGAGCCCCCGCTGTCAGTTCTCTTGAAGTGTTGGATGGGGAAAGCAATGGAGCTATTGTCTGTGAAGAGAGAGCTGCCCCTGCTATTTGTGGCATTAGAGCAATCTGGGTCACTCCATCTAACAGAAAAAAAGGCATTGCCAACCAGTTACTAGATGCTGTGAG GAGAAGTTTTTGCACAGGTTTTACTTTGCAACAATCTCAGATAGCATTCTCCCCACCAACCTCAGCTGGAAAGGCATTGGCATCCAATTACACTGGCACTGCATCATTCATGGTGTACAAGCCTAATGCTGTCGACAGTTAA
- the LOC110620990 gene encoding protein CHROMOSOME TRANSMISSION FIDELITY 7 isoform X1, with protein sequence MQSKISSFFKSSSSSSSSKSDQDLPSIFKDDDHELALWENAEHQFINTYKRRAPKSNDGNKGIEANKRPGSDKSAKPISKDLCWKPESISGKVLNKKRSYAQFHLDLGQSDFNLRTCSTCGVKYAPGEEEDEKNHKIFHRKYTHGVQYKGCRNERVIHMPYSEEGRVVLVFGSDPFALRNKVQEVIKMMEIDLGEGWIFHKLCKVYLFISSRRVVGCVVAEPIKEAFKVLPCSVDRRSDGATAMNSKSDSSILRFGEIILQRETTKRAPAVSSLEVLDGESNGAIVCEERAAPAICGIRAIWVTPSNRKKGIANQLLDAVRRSFCTGFTLQQSQIAFSPPTSAGKALASNYTGTASFMVYKPNAVDS encoded by the exons ATGCAATCCAAAATAAGTTCCTTCTTCAAGTCTTCTTCATCGTCTTCATCTTCAAAATCTGACCAGGACCTGCCTTCGATTTTCAAGGACGATGACCATGAATTGGCGCTTTGGGAGAATGCTGAGCACCAATTTATCAATACCTACAAACGCAGAGCTCCAAAATCAAACGATGG AAACAAGGGAATTGAAGCCAATAAAAGACCAGGAAGTGATAAATCGGCAAAACCCATTTCAAAGGATCTGTGTTGGAAACCAGAATCGATTTCTGGGAAAGTGCTCAACAAGAAGAGAAGCTATGCGCAGTTCCATTTGGACTTGGGTCAATCTGATTTCAATCTCCGTACATGTTCCACATGTGGGGTTAAATATGCTCCTGGAGAAGAAGAGGATGAGAAGAACCATAAAATATTTCACAGGAAGTACACTCACGGAGTTCAATACAAG gGTTGCAGGAACGAAAGGGTTATTCATATGCCTTACTCTGAAGAGGGGCGCGTTGTTTTGGTGTTCGGTAGTGACCCTTTTGCTCTGAGAAATAAG GTACAAGAGGTTATAAAGATGATGGAAATTGATCTTGGAGAAGGATGGATTTTTCATAAGCTCTGTAAG GTGTATCTATTTATCTCTTCTCGGAGAGTTGTTGGTTGTGTAGTTGCTGAACCAATAAAAGAAGCATTCAAAGTCCTTCCATGTTCAGTGGATAGAAGATCAGATGGTGCTACTGCAATGAATTCAAAATCAGATTCAAGCATTCTTCGATTTGGGGAAATCATCTTGCAGAGGGAAACCACAAAGAGAGCCCCCGCTGTCAGTTCTCTTGAAGTGTTGGATGGGGAAAGCAATGGAGCTATTGTCTGTGAAGAGAGAGCTGCCCCTGCTATTTGTGGCATTAGAGCAATCTGGGTCACTCCATCTAACAGAAAAAAAGGCATTGCCAACCAGTTACTAGATGCTGTGAG GAGAAGTTTTTGCACAGGTTTTACTTTGCAACAATCTCAGATAGCATTCTCCCCACCAACCTCAGCTGGAAAGGCATTGGCATCCAATTACACTGGCACTGCATCATTCATGGTGTACAAGCCTAATGCTGTCGACAGTTAA